The following proteins are encoded in a genomic region of Planococcus lenghuensis:
- a CDS encoding peptidase has product MTEQIKKELTGWVHAHREYGINLLQQLVQQDSTQGNEQDAQRLVADILRGMDLEVDIWEPGGEELSRHPDFISARENFKGSLNVVGVLKGQGGGRSVILNGHIDVVPAGDREQWANHPFSGAIIGGRMYGRGVTDMKGGNVALLLAMEALQESGIRLKGDVIFQSVIEEESGGAGTLAAILRGYRADAAIIPEPTNLKIFPKQQGSMWFRIHVRGRSAHGGTRYEGVSAIEKSMLVVEHLRKLEEMRNKQITDPLYENALIPVPINIGKIEGGDWPSSVPDLVKLEGRMGVSPEETIDEAQTEMTRWLAQLAAIDPWFKTHPPRLEWFGARWLPGSIPLGHGLMNSLCANFRDLIGTDPVIEASPWGTDGGLLTTAGGIPAVVFGPGTTEMAHFPDEYIELDHVFKAAEVIACTLVDWCGVAQTNKAGRKSDDPENAIH; this is encoded by the coding sequence GTGACGGAACAGATCAAAAAAGAACTGACCGGCTGGGTCCATGCGCACCGGGAGTATGGCATTAACTTGCTGCAGCAGCTCGTGCAGCAGGACAGCACGCAAGGCAATGAACAGGATGCGCAACGGCTGGTGGCCGATATCCTGCGCGGCATGGATCTGGAAGTGGATATATGGGAACCGGGCGGTGAAGAGCTGAGCCGCCATCCGGATTTCATCTCGGCGCGGGAGAATTTCAAGGGAAGCCTGAATGTGGTCGGTGTGCTGAAAGGACAGGGAGGTGGCCGGTCTGTCATCTTGAATGGCCATATTGATGTGGTTCCAGCCGGCGACCGGGAGCAATGGGCGAATCATCCGTTCAGTGGTGCAATCATCGGCGGGCGGATGTACGGCCGCGGGGTCACGGATATGAAAGGTGGAAATGTGGCACTGCTTCTGGCAATGGAGGCATTGCAGGAAAGCGGCATCCGGCTGAAAGGCGATGTGATCTTTCAGAGTGTCATTGAAGAAGAAAGCGGCGGCGCGGGCACACTGGCTGCAATATTACGGGGATATAGAGCGGATGCGGCCATCATTCCGGAACCGACGAATTTGAAGATTTTTCCGAAGCAGCAGGGCTCGATGTGGTTCCGGATCCATGTGCGAGGCCGGTCGGCGCACGGCGGTACCCGCTATGAGGGCGTAAGTGCCATTGAAAAAAGCATGCTTGTCGTCGAGCACCTCCGAAAACTTGAGGAAATGCGGAATAAACAAATCACTGATCCGTTATATGAAAACGCCCTGATTCCGGTGCCGATCAATATCGGAAAAATTGAAGGCGGGGACTGGCCGTCTTCTGTGCCGGATCTGGTGAAACTGGAGGGCCGGATGGGCGTATCGCCCGAAGAGACAATTGATGAAGCGCAGACAGAAATGACGAGGTGGCTTGCGCAACTGGCTGCGATCGACCCATGGTTTAAAACCCATCCGCCGAGACTTGAATGGTTCGGCGCACGCTGGCTGCCCGGATCCATCCCGTTGGGGCACGGGCTGATGAATTCCCTCTGCGCCAATTTCCGCGATCTGATCGGAACGGACCCGGTCATTGAAGCATCTCCTTGGGGAACGGATGGCGGCCTGCTGACAACTGCCGGCGGTATTCCGGCAGTCGTTTTCGGTCCGGGTACAACGGAAATGGCTCATTTTCCGGATGAATACATTGAACTTGACCATGTGTTTAAAGCCGCAGAAGTGATTGCCTGCACATTGGTGGACTGGTGCGGCGTGGCACAGACAAATAAAGCAGGGAGGAAATCCGATGATCCAGAAAACGCGATCCATTGA
- a CDS encoding MerR family transcriptional regulator codes for MDHINQHTSYNITQAAELTSLSKQVIRKWEDRYGIISPERLENGYRIYNQDEIDTLLNMKKLITQGYSVKQAALFLKEQQHTAEPVPVAQLVQPGQPDTMQQYLYLLLEEGRLAHEMQMTRILQQAYHSCSLQEFLDELIIPFLKEVGQRWSDGRWGEYQEALASLAVRDFLVQLRRNFQVSDQAPIMLGACLPHERHEIPVHIIALKFMIRGWKTVVLGPSPAPNAIQATVRQLLPQKVILSSVTGLPFKGDTRLLEELDDFAATHPHIDFYLGGPGAVQFAEGKELKAIRITVDAEAAF; via the coding sequence ATGGATCACATCAACCAGCATACTTCCTACAACATCACACAAGCAGCTGAACTGACCAGCCTGTCCAAGCAGGTGATCCGAAAATGGGAAGACCGTTACGGCATCATTTCACCCGAACGTCTGGAAAACGGCTACCGGATATACAATCAGGATGAAATCGATACACTTCTGAACATGAAAAAACTGATTACCCAAGGGTATTCCGTCAAACAAGCCGCGTTATTCTTAAAAGAGCAACAACACACAGCAGAACCGGTCCCTGTGGCCCAGCTTGTGCAACCGGGACAGCCTGATACGATGCAGCAATACCTTTATCTGCTCCTGGAAGAAGGCAGGCTCGCCCATGAAATGCAGATGACACGCATCCTGCAGCAAGCGTATCATTCCTGCAGTCTGCAGGAATTTCTGGATGAGCTTATCATTCCCTTTTTGAAGGAAGTTGGCCAGCGCTGGAGTGATGGGCGCTGGGGCGAGTATCAGGAAGCCTTGGCGAGTCTTGCTGTCAGAGACTTTCTTGTACAGCTTCGCCGGAATTTTCAGGTGAGTGACCAAGCCCCCATCATGCTTGGCGCCTGCCTGCCCCATGAGCGGCACGAAATCCCAGTCCATATCATTGCACTGAAGTTTATGATCCGGGGATGGAAGACGGTCGTTCTCGGACCTTCACCCGCCCCAAATGCCATTCAAGCTACCGTCCGGCAATTGCTGCCGCAAAAAGTTATCCTGTCTTCAGTGACCGGCCTCCCTTTTAAAGGAGATACCCGTTTACTGGAAGAATTAGACGATTTCGCAGCAACCCATCCGCACATTGACTTTTACCTGGGCGGACCTGGAGCAGTCCAGTTTGCAGAAGGCAAAGAATTGAAAGCCATCCGGATCACCGTTGATGCAGAAGCCGCTTTCTAA
- the gabT gene encoding 4-aminobutyrate--2-oxoglutarate transaminase, which translates to MIQKTRSIELKTAIPGPRAQELLERRNQHVPRGPFNTVPTFAAKAEGALLTDVDGNVFIDFAGAIGSQNAGHCPPSVVEAVKAQAEKYLHPCFHVMMYEPYIELAEKLNSITPGKHDKKTFFLNSGAEAVENAIKIARKYTKRKAIVSFERGFHGRTYMAMSLTSKVKPYKYEFGPFAPDTYKMPYPYYYRAAAGMTEEQVDDMVISQFREFFLREVPAEEVAAVIMEPVQGEGGFVVPSKRFIQRIKQICEEHGILFIADEVQTGFGRTGKMFAMEHFGVVPDLMIMSKSIAAGLPISAVTGRAEVMDAPNVGEVGGTYGGSPLGCVAALEVIKLMEQQRLPERAMEIGNRIAERFMDLQNRIPAIGDVRALGAMAAIEFVKDPETKEPDKELTAAIVQEANKRGVIVMGAGLYGNILRILSPLVITDDQLNEGLDVLEQLMHEKTVQ; encoded by the coding sequence ATGATCCAGAAAACGCGATCCATTGAGCTGAAGACGGCCATACCGGGTCCGAGAGCGCAGGAATTACTGGAAAGACGCAATCAACATGTGCCGAGGGGGCCATTCAATACGGTCCCGACATTCGCGGCAAAAGCGGAAGGGGCGTTGCTGACGGATGTGGACGGTAATGTGTTCATCGATTTTGCCGGCGCCATCGGCTCTCAAAATGCCGGACATTGCCCGCCGTCTGTCGTGGAAGCGGTCAAGGCGCAGGCGGAGAAGTACTTGCATCCCTGTTTTCACGTCATGATGTACGAGCCGTATATCGAGCTGGCTGAAAAGCTGAACAGCATCACACCCGGCAAACATGACAAAAAAACGTTTTTCCTGAACAGCGGTGCAGAAGCTGTCGAGAATGCGATCAAGATTGCCCGTAAATACACAAAACGAAAAGCGATCGTGTCATTCGAGCGCGGATTCCATGGGCGGACATATATGGCGATGTCACTGACAAGCAAAGTGAAGCCGTATAAATACGAATTCGGACCATTCGCGCCGGATACGTATAAAATGCCGTATCCGTATTATTACCGGGCGGCTGCCGGCATGACAGAAGAACAAGTGGATGACATGGTCATCAGCCAGTTCCGTGAATTTTTCCTGCGCGAGGTGCCCGCTGAAGAAGTGGCCGCTGTTATCATGGAACCCGTTCAAGGCGAAGGCGGTTTCGTTGTGCCGTCCAAACGGTTCATTCAGCGGATTAAGCAAATTTGCGAGGAACACGGGATTTTATTCATCGCGGATGAAGTGCAGACGGGATTCGGCCGGACGGGAAAGATGTTTGCGATGGAGCATTTCGGGGTGGTGCCGGATCTCATGATAATGTCGAAGTCGATTGCAGCGGGTCTGCCGATCAGTGCGGTGACCGGCCGGGCGGAAGTCATGGATGCACCGAACGTGGGTGAAGTCGGCGGCACTTACGGCGGAAGTCCGCTTGGTTGTGTCGCAGCACTGGAAGTGATCAAACTGATGGAACAGCAGCGTCTGCCGGAGCGGGCGATGGAAATCGGCAACAGGATCGCCGAACGGTTCATGGATCTGCAGAACCGGATACCGGCAATCGGCGATGTGCGCGCACTCGGTGCAATGGCGGCAATCGAATTCGTGAAAGATCCGGAGACAAAAGAACCGGATAAAGAACTCACCGCCGCCATCGTCCAGGAAGCGAACAAGCGGGGTGTCATTGTTATGGGCGCCGGTCTCTATGGAAACATCCTCCGGATTTTGAGCCCGCTCGTCATCACGGATGACCAGCTGAATGAAGGGTTGGATGTGCTGGAACAATTGATGCATGAAAAGACAGTGCAATAG
- a CDS encoding endonuclease V, translated as MELNYVHPFRLAPRSFKCLQEQLADQLDITRPLPLEGVRSCAGVDLAYWKEGETERGVCSIVVIDNRTHEIMEQTMSIGTIQTPYIPGYLAFRELPLIAEAAEQLTVTPDVFLFDGNGTLHPRRMGIASHAAFFLNRPTVGVAKSYFKIGGIDFKMPGNEKGDFTDIRINGEVTGRALRTAEKVKPVFVSPGNRIDLESATQLVLSLVNKDSRLPVPIRLADLESRRLKREAK; from the coding sequence ATGGAACTGAATTATGTGCATCCGTTCAGACTGGCACCCCGCTCCTTTAAATGTCTCCAAGAACAGCTGGCAGACCAGCTGGATATCACCCGGCCGCTTCCACTGGAGGGAGTCCGGTCATGTGCAGGTGTGGACCTCGCTTATTGGAAGGAGGGAGAAACGGAGCGGGGAGTCTGCAGTATTGTTGTTATTGATAACCGGACACACGAAATCATGGAACAGACAATGAGCATCGGAACCATCCAAACGCCATATATACCGGGTTATTTGGCCTTCCGTGAGCTACCGCTCATTGCGGAAGCGGCTGAACAATTGACTGTAACGCCTGACGTTTTTCTGTTCGACGGCAACGGCACATTGCACCCGCGGCGTATGGGCATTGCTTCCCATGCCGCGTTTTTCCTGAACCGGCCGACTGTCGGTGTGGCGAAAAGTTATTTTAAAATCGGCGGGATTGATTTCAAGATGCCAGGGAATGAAAAAGGTGATTTTACCGATATCCGGATTAACGGGGAAGTGACGGGCAGGGCATTGCGGACGGCGGAAAAAGTGAAGCCGGTTTTTGTGTCTCCGGGGAACCGGATCGACTTGGAATCCGCCACGCAGCTCGTACTCAGCCTCGTCAATAAGGATAGTCGGCTGCCTGTCCCGATCCGGCTGGCGGATCTTGAATCGAGACGGCTGAAGCGGGAAGCGAAGTAA
- a CDS encoding EAL domain-containing protein: MDPLYILENLQKARPAYQPIISAVTHDVIGYEVLGRFEHEGTWLSLGDFFHDRDVPDEFKAEVDQHLLLLAADDMLSSGNEGYLFINRNAQQLLSNGGEDFLHALRQLEQKGFPMARIVLEITEHDFEEDLGILDHLLAYYKTYGINIAIDHVGAKSSNIDRLRQLKPHILKIDTGLIRNYNTDVFQDVIYSLGVLARRIGAMFLYENIEDSHQLNFAWKHGGRYYQGYYLAKPDFRLLQENSLAINTKAHIQEFVSREKSRIDARLAFSLTWEEKVKKLLPHWHGPLDADRFIKKLTSAFEQESFRVYVCSSDGLQISSNFRKRQEQWEIEPQHNGSHWAFRPYFLENMMRMKTWHNGILSDTYSDIESGELIRTFSYPLSDQYFLFIDICPDFMTEKDYLLFQ, from the coding sequence ATGGACCCATTGTATATTCTGGAGAACTTACAGAAAGCCCGTCCGGCTTATCAGCCGATCATCAGTGCAGTAACGCATGATGTCATCGGCTATGAAGTGCTCGGCCGGTTTGAGCATGAAGGAACCTGGCTAAGCCTTGGTGATTTTTTTCATGACAGGGATGTCCCGGATGAATTTAAAGCTGAAGTGGATCAGCATCTTCTGCTGCTTGCAGCTGATGACATGCTCAGTTCCGGCAATGAAGGCTATTTGTTCATAAACCGGAATGCCCAGCAACTGTTAAGCAATGGCGGAGAGGATTTTCTGCATGCGCTCCGGCAGCTTGAACAAAAGGGATTTCCGATGGCCCGCATTGTGCTGGAGATCACAGAACACGATTTCGAAGAAGATCTCGGTATTCTCGATCACCTGCTCGCTTATTACAAAACATACGGCATCAACATCGCCATCGACCACGTAGGGGCAAAGAGTTCCAATATCGACCGGCTCCGACAGCTTAAGCCACATATCCTGAAAATCGATACAGGTCTTATCCGCAATTACAATACCGACGTTTTCCAGGATGTTATTTATTCGCTTGGTGTTCTGGCACGCCGAATCGGCGCGATGTTCCTGTATGAAAATATTGAAGACAGCCATCAGCTGAATTTCGCCTGGAAGCACGGCGGACGCTATTACCAGGGCTACTACCTGGCGAAACCCGATTTTCGTTTATTGCAGGAAAATTCCTTGGCGATTAATACAAAGGCACATATACAGGAATTTGTCAGCAGAGAAAAATCACGCATCGATGCCCGGCTTGCATTTTCTTTGACATGGGAAGAAAAAGTAAAAAAATTGCTTCCCCATTGGCACGGACCGCTGGATGCAGACCGGTTCATCAAGAAATTGACCAGTGCATTTGAACAGGAGAGCTTCCGCGTATATGTCTGCAGCAGCGATGGCCTGCAAATCTCATCGAATTTCAGAAAACGGCAGGAACAGTGGGAAATCGAACCCCAGCATAACGGTTCACATTGGGCTTTTCGTCCATATTTCCTGGAGAATATGATGCGGATGAAAACATGGCATAATGGCATTCTGTCGGATACGTATTCAGATATTGAAAGCGGAGAACTGATCCGCACATTCAGTTATCCGCTATCCGACCAGTATTTTCTGTTTATTGATATCTGCCCGGATTTCATGACAGAAAAAGATTACCTGCTTTTTCAGTAA
- a CDS encoding OsmC family protein: MKDSSFEVQLNWSGTGRKGEGKITIGQELLMVSGPENMGGKGVGLSPEDLLISAVGSCYSGTLFSLLALKGLPVQRVAINTESTVINQLTEAKFSRLLVHPTIFGGNPALQAEYEKAAEDARENCFIGKTIASNVDYRVGTVRVNEMIVAQEKIDVLVDDFYAKLVKDPYFSNMFAERGVNVEVLKERQRIFISRLINGNPTDGNQSEKEQVQKRHSFSTTPERAEIWLGLMGETVRETDFPESVKENLMEKMGELMKPFVR, encoded by the coding sequence TTGAAAGATTCATCATTCGAAGTGCAACTCAATTGGAGCGGTACGGGCCGGAAAGGCGAAGGCAAAATTACAATCGGGCAGGAACTGCTGATGGTTTCCGGCCCTGAAAATATGGGAGGGAAAGGCGTGGGACTGAGTCCGGAAGATCTATTAATCAGCGCAGTCGGAAGCTGCTACAGTGGTACGTTATTCAGCTTGCTCGCTTTAAAAGGGTTGCCCGTCCAGCGGGTCGCCATCAACACGGAAAGCACAGTGATTAATCAGCTGACGGAAGCCAAGTTCAGCCGGCTGCTTGTCCATCCCACTATATTCGGCGGCAATCCGGCACTGCAGGCAGAATATGAAAAAGCAGCGGAAGATGCACGCGAAAATTGCTTCATCGGCAAAACCATTGCGAGCAATGTCGATTACCGGGTCGGAACTGTGCGGGTGAATGAAATGATTGTCGCACAGGAAAAAATCGATGTGCTCGTTGATGATTTCTACGCAAAACTGGTGAAAGATCCTTATTTCAGCAACATGTTCGCTGAGCGCGGGGTCAATGTGGAGGTGCTGAAAGAACGTCAGCGTATTTTCATTTCCCGGCTGATCAATGGCAATCCAACAGACGGAAATCAAAGTGAAAAGGAACAGGTCCAAAAGCGGCATTCCTTTTCCACAACACCTGAACGGGCTGAAATCTGGCTTGGGCTGATGGGTGAAACTGTCCGTGAGACAGATTTTCCGGAATCGGTAAAAGAAAACCTGATGGAGAAAATGGGCGAATTGATGAAACCGTTCGTAAGATGA
- a CDS encoding 3-oxoacid CoA-transferase subunit B — MGMGVEERNRLAERAAQEIEDGMIVNLGIGIPSLVANYISPDSGVMFHAENGILGMGEAPEKGHENPNLCNAGGFPVTVVQGASYFDSATAFGMIRGGYLDVTILGGLEVSRRGDLANWIVPGKRVSGVGGAMELAAKAKKVIALMSHTSKNGEPKIVEECALPLTARQCVHLIITDMAVIEVTADGLVLQEVMEPYSIKDVVEKTGAPLHIARHLETVE; from the coding sequence ATGGGCATGGGAGTAGAAGAACGGAACCGGCTTGCCGAGCGGGCGGCGCAGGAAATCGAGGATGGCATGATCGTCAATCTTGGTATCGGCATCCCGTCGCTTGTCGCCAACTATATTTCCCCGGACAGCGGCGTGATGTTTCATGCGGAAAACGGCATCCTGGGCATGGGCGAAGCGCCGGAAAAAGGACATGAAAATCCGAATCTGTGCAATGCGGGCGGTTTCCCGGTGACGGTGGTGCAGGGGGCATCGTATTTTGACAGCGCGACTGCATTCGGCATGATCCGGGGCGGTTATTTGGATGTGACCATTCTCGGCGGACTTGAAGTCAGCAGGAGAGGAGACTTGGCCAATTGGATTGTGCCGGGCAAACGGGTATCCGGTGTCGGCGGGGCGATGGAACTCGCAGCCAAGGCGAAAAAAGTGATTGCGCTTATGAGCCATACAAGTAAAAATGGGGAACCGAAAATTGTGGAGGAATGTGCGCTGCCACTGACAGCGAGGCAATGTGTCCATCTGATCATCACGGACATGGCGGTCATTGAAGTGACAGCGGATGGTCTTGTGCTGCAGGAAGTAATGGAGCCATACAGCATCAAGGATGTCGTAGAAAAGACCGGAGCGCCGCTCCACATCGCCCGGCATCTGGAAACTGTGGAATGA
- a CDS encoding phytoene desaturase family protein, with amino-acid sequence MSKRIAIVGAGPGGLAAAMLLSAKGYKVTVYEKKGVVGGRNAEVRLGEFKFDMGPTFLSMLHIAEEIFEAAGRNLHEYMETVELESMYDLIYEGRAMTMTRDRIKMKEQIEAAYPGESAGYDRMMRDSARKLNALSPILQSKMDRMTDMLHPNVLKALPDLDLGKSLHDVLSRYFTAEELKLAFTFQSKYLGMSPWECPGAFSILSYMEHAYGIFHPIGGVNRLSNSMAKVTEELGGDIRLNSGVKKLWIEGKAVKGLLLENGERVEADEVIINADFAHAMTNLVDEGQLKKYSPKKLAKKKYSCSTFMLYLGLDKKYDMPHHTIVFAKDYKKNVEEITKLNMLSQDASIYVQNASVTDPTLAPEGKSTLYILAPVPNNFSGINWEEEKELFREQILNTIEEKSGFKDLRQHIEVEHMITPRDWEQDMNVYQGATFNLGHQLTQMMVFRPHNEFEELKNCWLVGGGTHPGSGLPIILESARITANGILAQDKKETVAVPPLPQLAEAQWS; translated from the coding sequence ATGTCAAAGCGAATTGCGATTGTTGGAGCGGGTCCCGGTGGATTGGCGGCAGCCATGCTCCTGTCAGCAAAAGGATATAAAGTAACCGTATATGAAAAGAAAGGAGTCGTTGGCGGACGGAACGCAGAAGTCCGGCTGGGTGAATTCAAATTCGATATGGGCCCGACCTTTCTGTCGATGCTCCATATCGCAGAAGAGATATTCGAAGCCGCCGGCCGCAATCTCCATGAATATATGGAAACAGTGGAACTTGAATCGATGTACGATTTAATTTACGAGGGACGGGCCATGACAATGACCCGCGACCGGATAAAAATGAAAGAACAGATCGAGGCGGCATATCCGGGAGAAAGCGCGGGCTATGACCGGATGATGCGGGATTCGGCGCGGAAACTTAACGCACTATCGCCGATTCTGCAGTCGAAAATGGACCGGATGACGGACATGCTGCATCCGAACGTCCTGAAGGCATTGCCGGATCTTGATCTCGGAAAAAGCCTCCATGACGTATTGTCCCGTTACTTCACAGCTGAAGAGCTTAAGCTTGCCTTTACATTCCAATCCAAGTACCTTGGCATGTCGCCATGGGAATGCCCGGGGGCTTTCTCGATTCTGTCATACATGGAGCATGCGTACGGCATCTTCCATCCGATTGGCGGGGTGAACCGGCTGTCGAATTCGATGGCTAAAGTCACTGAGGAACTTGGCGGGGATATCCGGCTGAACAGCGGCGTCAAAAAACTATGGATTGAAGGAAAGGCAGTGAAGGGTCTGCTGCTGGAGAACGGGGAACGCGTCGAAGCGGATGAAGTGATCATCAATGCCGATTTTGCGCATGCCATGACGAATTTAGTGGATGAAGGACAGCTGAAAAAGTATTCGCCAAAAAAGCTGGCGAAGAAAAAGTATTCATGTTCGACGTTCATGCTGTACTTGGGATTGGATAAAAAGTATGACATGCCGCACCATACAATTGTATTTGCAAAGGACTACAAGAAAAATGTTGAAGAAATCACGAAGCTGAATATGCTGTCCCAGGATGCGTCCATTTATGTTCAAAATGCAAGCGTAACAGACCCAACACTGGCACCTGAAGGGAAATCGACATTGTACATTCTGGCTCCAGTGCCGAATAATTTCAGCGGCATCAATTGGGAAGAAGAAAAAGAGCTGTTCCGTGAACAGATTTTAAATACGATCGAAGAGAAAAGCGGATTCAAGGATTTGAGGCAGCACATCGAAGTGGAGCATATGATCACGCCGCGGGATTGGGAACAGGACATGAATGTCTATCAGGGAGCGACGTTCAATCTCGGCCATCAGCTGACACAAATGATGGTATTCCGGCCGCATAATGAATTTGAAGAACTGAAGAATTGCTGGCTTGTCGGCGGGGGCACCCATCCCGGAAGCGGTCTTCCGATCATTCTGGAATCTGCCCGTATCACCGCGAACGGCATTCTCGCTCAGGATAAGAAAGAAACTGTCGCTGTCCCGCCGCTTCCGCAGCTTGCCGAAGCACAATGGTCTTAA
- a CDS encoding CoA transferase subunit A, with translation MQVRETRRRLKKTGTLEKAMAHIHDGSTIMFGGFGGVGNPPSLIDGIIDKGVQDLTLIGNDSGFPQIGIGKLISLGRARKLIASHIGSNPVAGQLMIDGKLDVEFSPQGTLAERIRAGGVGLGGVLTDIGLDSMLEEGKQKVAVGGKEYLLEPALTAEVSIVYAKQADEFGNLVYDTSARNTNPLVAMAGKFTIAEVEEIVPAGSLDPECIFTPGIFIDMVIPTKGVNWRWAWE, from the coding sequence ATGCAGGTGCGGGAGACAAGACGGCGGCTGAAGAAGACAGGGACATTGGAGAAAGCGATGGCGCATATTCACGATGGCAGTACGATCATGTTCGGCGGATTTGGCGGAGTGGGAAATCCGCCTTCCTTGATTGACGGCATCATTGATAAAGGCGTGCAGGATCTGACGCTGATCGGCAATGATTCGGGGTTTCCGCAAATTGGCATTGGCAAACTGATCAGCTTAGGCCGGGCGCGGAAATTGATTGCTTCACATATCGGCTCGAATCCGGTGGCCGGTCAGCTGATGATTGATGGCAAGCTGGATGTGGAATTCTCGCCGCAGGGTACATTGGCGGAGCGAATCCGGGCAGGCGGCGTGGGTCTGGGCGGCGTGCTGACGGATATCGGTCTCGACAGCATGCTGGAGGAAGGCAAGCAGAAAGTGGCGGTTGGCGGCAAGGAGTATTTGCTCGAGCCGGCGTTAACAGCGGAAGTATCGATTGTCTATGCCAAACAGGCGGATGAGTTTGGCAATCTCGTATATGACACGAGTGCCCGGAACACGAATCCGCTCGTCGCGATGGCGGGAAAATTCACGATTGCCGAAGTGGAGGAAATTGTGCCGGCCGGCTCACTCGATCCGGAATGCATCTTCACACCCGGTATTTTTATCGATATGGTTATTCCGACAAAAGGAGTGAACTGGCGATGGGCATGGGAGTAG
- a CDS encoding macro domain-containing protein, which translates to MPLELIRNDITNMKADAIVNPVDADFRADGGVSAAIFKAAGERELRTACREFGRLAIGEAVRTASFQLPAKHIIHTTGPVWQGGREGEDQQLRNCYRNALRLAVSLGCESIAFPLISTGLYGYPKDRALRMAVAEIHEFLLSHELSVYIAVYDRAAFQLSGRLFRDVQSYIDEHYIEEREYGFARRSRSLNREIMLEESVQESIDELFGQLDESFSVRLMRLIDERDLKDPLVYKRANIDRKLFSKIRSSPDYTPRKTTALALAIALELNLQETADLLESAGYALSRSSRADVIIMYFIEAQNYDIFEINEVLFAHEQKLLGAS; encoded by the coding sequence ATGCCATTGGAATTGATCCGTAACGACATCACTAATATGAAGGCGGATGCCATCGTCAATCCGGTAGATGCTGACTTTCGGGCGGATGGCGGTGTAAGTGCCGCCATTTTCAAAGCGGCAGGCGAACGAGAACTCCGGACTGCCTGCCGTGAATTTGGAAGATTGGCTATTGGAGAGGCGGTAAGGACAGCAAGCTTTCAGCTGCCGGCAAAGCATATCATCCACACAACAGGACCTGTCTGGCAAGGGGGAAGGGAAGGTGAAGACCAGCAGCTGCGGAATTGCTATCGAAATGCATTGCGCTTGGCCGTCAGCCTAGGGTGTGAATCGATCGCATTCCCACTCATTTCGACCGGTCTCTATGGCTATCCAAAGGACCGGGCATTGCGGATGGCGGTTGCTGAAATTCATGAATTTCTGTTGAGTCATGAGCTGTCCGTCTATATCGCTGTGTATGATCGTGCTGCGTTTCAGTTGAGCGGGCGGCTGTTCCGCGATGTGCAGTCATATATTGATGAGCATTACATCGAGGAACGAGAATACGGTTTCGCCCGGCGGTCCCGTTCGCTGAACCGGGAAATAATGCTTGAGGAATCGGTACAGGAGAGCATTGATGAGTTATTCGGCCAGTTGGATGAATCATTCTCTGTCCGATTGATGCGGCTGATTGATGAACGGGACTTGAAGGATCCGTTGGTGTATAAACGTGCGAACATCGACCGGAAGCTGTTTTCCAAGATCCGAAGTTCGCCGGATTACACGCCCCGCAAGACGACCGCTCTTGCGCTTGCCATTGCTCTTGAACTTAACCTGCAGGAGACAGCCGATTTACTGGAATCGGCCGGCTATGCATTGTCACGCAGCAGCCGTGCAGATGTGATCATCATGTATTTCATCGAAGCGCAGAACTACGATATATTTGAAATTAATGAAGTTCTGTTCGCACATGAACAGAAACTGCTCGGTGCTTCATGA